ATTTCAGGCCCGAGGTCATATTCCACCCGATATTGCTCAAAGCTCCATATACCGTCCTGCCATTCGGCGGCCGTGAAGCAGGCGATCGGCCGTCCGTCCCGGGGGATGGAAACGTTGGAAACGTTCAACGCGACCTGCTCTCCCAATAACGTTACAGACGGCTGATGCCAATGACCCACAGCGATGACGCGTGCTCCCGTCTCACCGTAATATTTTTCGCCTTCCGCTCTTAACAGATCTGGACGAGGCAACGGTCGGTGCGTGGATGCCGGAGAAGCGTGGCATACCAACAAGGCTTGACCGGGAGCGGGATCAAATGTGAGCGTCACTGGCAACGAGCGGAGGAAGTCCAGCCGTTCTTCACCCAACCATTTTTGATTCCACTCTACATGGGCACGAAACCGTTCCAACCGCACCGGATCGGAACTGGCTTCCATCTCGATCGGAAGCAGTCCCGTTACCATATCGTCGCAATTACCGCGCACCATCTTGACGTTTTCCGCCCGTAAGATATCCACCACTTCCTCCGGGGAAGGACCCAGAAAGACCATATCCCCTGCACACGCCACGGCATCAAACGGTCCCCGTTCCCGAATCTCCCGTAACACCGCCTTCAGGGCTGTTACATTTCCATGAACGTCAGAAAACAAGGCGATTCGCATGCTTTCCCTCCTTTGCTTCCATCCGATATTTGATCTCCGTTTCTCCCACCACGCGGAACCCCAGTCGCTCGTACAAACGACGTGCGGGGTTCATTTTGAGCACCTGCAGCGTGACAGCCACCTCCTGCTGGTGCGCTTCCTCCAGCAACTGCCGGATCAGAGCCGTGCCGATCCCACGGTTTTGGAAGGTAGGCAACAGCTCAATATGACGCAGGTACCACTCATTCACTCGGCGATCCACAGCGAAAACGCCGGCGGGACGTCCGTCCACCTCGATAATCTGATCTGATCCGGGTTGGAATTTCCGTTTCATATCCGCCCGTTCGGCGGCATCGTCCCACCCGCGCAAACGCTCCACATACCGGCGCATGTTAGTTTTGTTCAGCGCGAAGACAAACATGAAATCTGCCTCCGTGGACGGACGCAACCGCACCTTCATACCAGCCATCCCCCTGCTTTTAAATAAGCCGCGCTCCGTTTCACTTCCTCTATCGGGGAAACCCCCTCCCTGCACGCATCCTGTTCGACGATGAACCATTCTGTCCCCGCTTCCGTTCCGGCCGTGATCACCGCGCCCACATCAAGCAGTCCGGAACCGACGGCGGCGAAAAAGTGATCCGGTGAATCCTCCATATCCTTCAGATGAATCATCAGTACGCGACCGGCATAGCGATGGATGTACTCTGCTTCTGACATTCCCGCTTTTTTCAACCAATAGACATCCAGTTCTACCTTCACGTCCGCCTCCGCTGTTTGCTCCAGCAACCAATCCAGCGCCGGTTGATTCTGCACCCGATGTTCCAATTCAAAGTCGTGGTGGTGATAACCGAACCGCAAACCGTGCTCGCAACATACGCGGGCAATGTTGATCAGATCGCGAGCCAACGCTTGCGCCCCCTCCAATTGGGTGATCCGCCCTGGCTCTACCCACGGGCAGATCAACGTGTCACATCCGATGGTCCGATGAAAGGCAATCACGTCCGGAAGGGCTGTTTTCAGCTCCTGCAATCCCACATGGCTGGCAATGGGGTGCAATCCGGTCTCCTGCAGCAACCGCCGGATCTCCTCTGCGGACTTTCCGTGAAATCCGGCAAATTCCACCCCACGGTAACCCATCCGGGCAATGGTGTGCAGCACGGTCGCCATATCTTGTTCCATTTCCCGCCGCAAGGTGTACAGTTGAAGTCCGATTTGAGGCATATGCATTTCCCTCCTCTGTTTCTTGCGAAATGTCTCTTCTAAGGCGTGTCTGGTGAATACTGTCCACGTTGTTTTCCAAATTCACTCCACCAGCGCCCTGCAAAGAAGCAGATCATAACCGCTCCGACCCTGAGCGCTGGACGCGGACAAAGTATGCTTCTCTTAGAGGAAATTTCCCCGATTCCATTTCTGCGCTTTCCGGGTCTTCTCTCGGCCAGGTGATCAGTCGATCACTTGAGAAAACATTGCCCCCTTTCGAAAATGACCAGACACACCTAGGCATGCCTGGTACATCCTCTAGGCAGGACACCTTCACATTTCGACCTTGGTCGGAATGTTCCTGTCGTTATTCGTCTACATGGCTGTATTTGTTTCGGTAATGGGACAGTGCCAACAGCGGCCATATGTAGCCATAACTGTGATAATGAACGTAAAATTGCCCCGCCAAGCCGGCGCCTGTCGGGTATCGGAAAACACGGGGATCTTGCTTTTCAAGCAGTTCCAGCAGACAACGGACGCCCGCCTTGATCTCCGGCGTCGGTCGGTCGTGAACTGCAATCAGTGCATCAAGGGCCCACGCTGTCTGGGAAGGCGTGCTGAAGGAAAGTGGTACATATCGCCGCTCCCGGTCTCCCCGACAAGATTCCCCCCAGCCACCGTCCCGACGTTGCGTGCGCAACAGCCAACGAACGACCCGTCGCACAGTCGGGTG
This DNA window, taken from Polycladomyces subterraneus, encodes the following:
- a CDS encoding sugar phosphate isomerase/epimerase family protein codes for the protein MPQIGLQLYTLRREMEQDMATVLHTIARMGYRGVEFAGFHGKSAEEIRRLLQETGLHPIASHVGLQELKTALPDVIAFHRTIGCDTLICPWVEPGRITQLEGAQALARDLINIARVCCEHGLRFGYHHHDFELEHRVQNQPALDWLLEQTAEADVKVELDVYWLKKAGMSEAEYIHRYAGRVLMIHLKDMEDSPDHFFAAVGSGLLDVGAVITAGTEAGTEWFIVEQDACREGVSPIEEVKRSAAYLKAGGWLV
- a CDS encoding GNAT family N-acetyltransferase → MKVRLRPSTEADFMFVFALNKTNMRRYVERLRGWDDAAERADMKRKFQPGSDQIIEVDGRPAGVFAVDRRVNEWYLRHIELLPTFQNRGIGTALIRQLLEEAHQQEVAVTLQVLKMNPARRLYERLGFRVVGETEIKYRMEAKEGKHANRLVF
- a CDS encoding metallophosphoesterase family protein, with the translated sequence MRIALFSDVHGNVTALKAVLREIRERGPFDAVACAGDMVFLGPSPEEVVDILRAENVKMVRGNCDDMVTGLLPIEMEASSDPVRLERFRAHVEWNQKWLGEERLDFLRSLPVTLTFDPAPGQALLVCHASPASTHRPLPRPDLLRAEGEKYYGETGARVIAVGHWHQPSVTLLGEQVALNVSNVSIPRDGRPIACFTAAEWQDGIWSFEQYRVEYDLGPEIHRIRERNMPQPPWPKLEE